From a single Aurantiacibacter gangjinensis genomic region:
- the edd gene encoding phosphogluconate dehydratase, which produces MSNLHPTIARVTDRIIEKSKDSRRAYLYLIDREADNQPERSQVSCSNLAHAFAGAEEDQEALKTNRGPNIGIVTSYNDMLSAHQPYGRYPERLKIYAREVGATAQVAGGTPAMCDGVTQGETGMELSLFSRDVIALSTGVALSHAMYDGMLLLGICDKIVPGLLMGALRFGHLPAVFVPSGPMPSGVSNKEKQRVRQLYAEGKATRAELLESELGSYHSPGTCTFFGTANSNQMMMEMMGLHVPGAAFFQPGTKIRQALDRAAVQRVTAMGRNGNDFRPLGHCVDEKAIVNAAVGLLATGGSTNHAIHIPAFARAAGVQIDWTDLSELSGAVPLLARVYPNGSGDTNHFHEAGGMGFVIKELTSAGLAHADVIGVGETRGMEQYGQEPWLDDDMLSWRDVGESGDDTMLRPASDPFQPDGGMRLVQGNLGRACFKSSAVEKERWTIEAPCRVFQTQAAVNECFKKGELDRDVVVVVRFQGPRANGMPELHKLTPALGVLQDRGYRVALVTDGRMSGASGKVPSAIHCSPEALGGGPLSLLQDGDVVKVCAETGELSTTADLGSRTPAPDPAPESGTGREIFAMFRNFADEAERGGSAMLATGGL; this is translated from the coding sequence ATGAGTAATCTTCACCCCACCATCGCGCGCGTTACCGACCGGATCATCGAGAAGTCGAAAGACAGCCGCCGCGCCTATCTCTACCTGATCGACCGCGAGGCGGATAACCAGCCCGAGCGCAGCCAGGTTTCCTGCTCCAATCTCGCCCACGCCTTTGCGGGTGCGGAGGAGGACCAGGAAGCGCTCAAAACCAATCGCGGCCCCAATATCGGCATCGTCACCAGCTATAATGACATGCTGAGCGCGCATCAGCCCTATGGCCGCTATCCCGAGCGCCTGAAAATCTACGCCCGCGAAGTCGGCGCCACCGCGCAGGTGGCGGGCGGCACGCCGGCCATGTGCGACGGCGTGACGCAGGGCGAGACGGGTATGGAGCTCTCGCTCTTTTCCCGCGATGTGATTGCGCTCAGCACCGGCGTCGCGCTCAGCCACGCCATGTATGACGGCATGCTGTTGCTGGGCATTTGCGACAAGATCGTGCCCGGCCTGCTGATGGGCGCGCTGCGCTTCGGGCACCTGCCCGCCGTTTTCGTGCCCAGCGGGCCGATGCCCTCGGGCGTCTCCAACAAGGAAAAGCAGCGCGTCCGCCAGCTTTATGCAGAGGGCAAGGCGACCCGCGCGGAACTGCTGGAAAGCGAGCTGGGCAGCTATCATTCGCCGGGCACCTGCACCTTTTTCGGCACGGCCAATTCCAACCAGATGATGATGGAGATGATGGGCCTGCACGTGCCGGGCGCTGCCTTCTTTCAGCCGGGCACCAAGATCCGGCAGGCGCTGGACCGGGCCGCCGTGCAGCGCGTCACCGCCATGGGCAGGAACGGCAACGATTTCCGCCCGCTGGGCCATTGCGTTGACGAGAAAGCCATCGTGAATGCCGCTGTCGGCCTGCTGGCGACGGGCGGCTCTACCAATCACGCGATCCACATCCCCGCCTTCGCCCGGGCAGCGGGTGTGCAGATCGACTGGACCGATCTTTCCGAACTGTCCGGCGCGGTGCCGCTGCTCGCGCGCGTCTATCCCAACGGCTCCGGCGATACGAACCACTTCCACGAAGCTGGCGGCATGGGATTTGTCATCAAGGAACTGACCAGCGCAGGCCTCGCCCATGCGGATGTCATCGGCGTGGGCGAGACGCGCGGCATGGAGCAATACGGACAGGAACCGTGGCTCGATGACGATATGCTAAGCTGGCGCGATGTGGGCGAGAGCGGTGACGACACCATGCTGCGCCCCGCTTCCGACCCGTTCCAGCCGGATGGCGGCATGCGGCTGGTGCAGGGCAATCTCGGTCGCGCCTGCTTCAAGTCCTCCGCTGTCGAGAAAGAACGCTGGACCATCGAAGCCCCGTGCCGCGTGTTCCAGACGCAGGCTGCGGTGAATGAATGCTTCAAAAAGGGCGAACTGGACCGCGATGTCGTGGTCGTGGTCCGTTTCCAGGGGCCGCGCGCCAACGGCATGCCCGAACTGCACAAGCTAACCCCGGCATTGGGCGTGCTGCAGGATCGCGGCTACCGCGTGGCGCTGGTGACGGATGGCCGCATGTCCGGCGCGAGCGGCAAGGTGCCGAGCGCCATCCACTGCTCGCCCGAAGCGCTAGGCGGCGGACCACTGTCTCTTTTGCAGGATGGCGACGTGGTCAAAGTCTGCGCCGAGACCGGCGAGCTTTCGACCACTGCCGATCTGGGCAGCCGCACGCCCGCGCCCGACCCGGCGCCTGAAAGCGGCACGGGCCGCGAGATCTTCGCCATGTTCCGCAATTTCGCCGACGAAGCCGAGCGCGGCGGCAGCGCGATGCTGGCGACCGGAGGCCTGTGA
- the zwf gene encoding glucose-6-phosphate dehydrogenase produces MNNKAQTLILFGATGDLSKRMLLPSLCALDAEDLLGEDLRIVGTARSQLSDSEFRDFAREAIETYLPDHRRGGMAGFLNRLSYQSLDVTTPEGYADLAAKVGENREVAIFLSTAPSLFKPTIEGLAQHGLADSNSRICLEKPLGTDLETSCAINDAVASAFSEDRIFRIDHYLGKETVQNLIALRFANILFEPLWNAQHIEHVQITVGETVGLESRVDFYDGAGALRDMVQNHMLQLLALVAMEPPGSFEAGAVRDEKVKVLRALRPVKPSEIVTGQYRGGASDGEIVPGYDEELGRESDTETFVALKAHIDNWRWQGVPFYMRTGKRMPERVTEIVVQFRCVPHSIFPGAKLTQNRLVIGIQPQENVHLSVMSKVPGIEQDGMVLREIPLDISMPDAFTGKHKRIAYERLLLDLIEGRQTLFVRRDEVEAQWNWIDAIRETWETEGIKPKPYSAGNWGPSAAIALAERDGVTWHE; encoded by the coding sequence TTGAACAACAAGGCACAAACGCTCATCCTGTTCGGCGCGACGGGCGACCTGTCGAAGCGCATGCTGCTTCCCTCGCTCTGCGCGCTTGATGCGGAAGATTTGCTCGGCGAGGATCTGCGCATCGTCGGCACGGCCCGCTCGCAGCTATCGGATAGCGAGTTCCGCGATTTCGCGCGCGAGGCGATCGAGACCTATCTGCCCGACCATCGCCGCGGCGGCATGGCAGGCTTCCTCAACCGGCTGAGCTATCAGAGCCTCGATGTGACGACGCCCGAAGGCTATGCCGATCTGGCCGCCAAGGTGGGCGAGAACCGCGAGGTCGCCATCTTCCTCTCCACCGCGCCCAGCCTGTTCAAGCCGACCATCGAAGGGCTGGCCCAGCACGGCCTGGCGGACAGCAATTCGCGCATCTGTCTGGAAAAGCCGCTCGGCACCGATCTTGAAACCAGCTGCGCCATCAACGATGCCGTCGCCAGCGCCTTCAGCGAAGACCGCATCTTCCGTATCGATCATTATCTCGGCAAGGAAACGGTGCAGAACCTCATCGCGCTGCGCTTTGCCAACATCCTGTTCGAGCCGCTGTGGAACGCCCAGCATATCGAGCATGTGCAGATCACCGTGGGCGAGACCGTTGGGCTGGAAAGCCGCGTCGACTTTTACGACGGCGCTGGCGCGCTGCGCGACATGGTGCAGAACCATATGCTGCAACTGCTCGCGCTCGTAGCAATGGAGCCGCCCGGCAGTTTCGAAGCCGGCGCGGTGCGAGACGAGAAGGTGAAAGTGCTGCGCGCGCTGCGGCCGGTCAAACCGTCGGAAATCGTCACCGGCCAGTATCGCGGCGGCGCGTCCGATGGCGAGATCGTGCCCGGCTATGACGAGGAGCTGGGCCGGGAAAGCGATACCGAAACCTTCGTGGCGCTGAAGGCTCATATCGACAATTGGCGCTGGCAGGGCGTGCCCTTTTACATGCGCACCGGCAAGCGCATGCCGGAACGGGTGACCGAAATCGTCGTGCAATTCCGCTGCGTGCCGCATTCCATCTTCCCCGGCGCGAAGCTGACGCAGAACCGCCTCGTCATCGGCATCCAGCCGCAGGAAAACGTGCATCTGTCGGTGATGTCGAAAGTGCCGGGCATAGAGCAGGATGGCATGGTGCTGCGCGAAATCCCGCTCGACATTTCCATGCCCGACGCCTTCACCGGCAAGCACAAACGGATTGCCTATGAGCGCCTGCTGCTCGACCTGATCGAGGGTCGGCAGACCCTTTTCGTCCGCCGCGACGAGGTGGAAGCGCAGTGGAACTGGATCGACGCCATTCGCGAGACGTGGGAAACCGAAGGCATCAAGCCGAAGCCATACAGCGCAGGCAATTGGGGGCCGAGTGCCGCCATCGCGCTGGCCGAACGCGACGGAGTAACGTGGCATGAGTAA